A genome region from Cucumis sativus cultivar 9930 chromosome 4, Cucumber_9930_V3, whole genome shotgun sequence includes the following:
- the LOC101218613 gene encoding structural maintenance of chromosomes protein 3 isoform X1 encodes MHIKQVIIEGFKSYREQVATEPFSPKINCVVGANGSGKTNFFHAIRFVLSDLFQNLRSEDRHALLHEGAGHQVLTAFVEIVFDNTDNRIPVDKEEVRLRRTIGLKKDEYFLDGKHITKTEVMNLLESAGFSRSNPYYVVQQGKIASLTLMKDSERLDLLKEIGGTRVYEERRRESLKIMHETSNKRKQIIQVVQYLDERLRELDEEKEELRKYQQLDKQRKALEFTIYDKEVHDTRQKLLEVDEARAKVSETSTKMYNSVLDAHERSKDFDKKLKELTKEIQGLVKEKEAVEKRRTEVIKRRTELELDVKDLEEKISGNTRAKEDAGRQLQMLQKEIQDSSVELDKISPIYDNQIVEEKEISKGIMEREKQLSILYQKQGRATQFASKAARDRWLQKEIDEYERVLSSNIGQEQKLQDEIGKLDAELVERDAFIERRKMDITTLQSHITESSHGFNAFRAQRDKLQDERKSLWSKENELVAEIDRLKAEVEKAEKSLDHATPGDVRRGLNSVRRICKEYRISGVHGPIIELLDCDDKFFTAVEVTAGNSLFHVVVENDEISTQIIRHLNSSKGGRVTFIPLNRVKAPQISYPQSSDVIPLLKKLKFSPNFSPAFSQVFARTVICRDLDVATRVARTDGLDCITLEGDQVSKKGGMTGGFYDHRRSKLKFMNMIMQNTKAINIKEDDLAKVRSALQEIDRKITELVSEQQKLDAKLGHDKSELEQLKQDIANAQKQKQSISKARLNKEKSLADVRNQIDQLRGNMAMKQAEMGTDLIDHLTPEEKHLLSRLNPEISELKEKLIACKTERIETETRKAELETNLTTNLKRRKQELEAIISSAEADSLLGEAELKRQELKDAKLLVEEATQQLKRVSETMDDKSKEIKKIKDEKNKLKTLEDNYERTLQDEAKELEQLLSKRSVLLAKEEEHTKKITDLGLLPSDAFETYKRRNIKELYKMLHRCNEQLQQFSHVNKKALDQYVNFTEQREELQKRQAELDAGDEKIQELIGVLDQRKDESIERTFKGVAKHFREVFSELVQGGHGYLVMMKKKDGDQHDDDPDEAGPPEADTGGRVEKYIGVKVKVSFTGQGETQSMKQLSGGQKTVVALTLIFAIQRCDPAPFYLFDEIDAALDPQYRTAVGNMIRRLADMANTQFITTTFRPELVKVADKIYGVTHKNRVSRVNVVTKEDALDFIEHDQSHNN; translated from the exons ATGCACATAAAGCAG GTTATTATTGAAGGGTTTAAGAGTTATAGAGAACAAGTTGCCACCGAGCCTTTCAGTCCAAAAATAAACTGTGTTG TTGGTGCGAATGGATCTGGCAAGACTAACTTTTTCCATG CTATACGGTTTGTACTGAGCGAccttttccaaaatttgaggAGTGAAGATAGGCATGCTTTGCTCCAC GAAGGTGCAGGGCACCAAGTTTTAACTGCTTTTGTGGAAATCGTGTTTGATAATACGGATAACCGTATACCA gTAGACAAGGAAGAGGTGCGCTTGCGTCGAACGATTGGGCTGAAAAAGGATGAGTATTTCTTAGACGGGAAACATATCAC GAAAACAGAAGTTATGAATTTATTGGAAAGTGCTGGATTTTCTCGCTCAAATCCTTACTATGTTGTGCAACAAGGAAAG ATAGCATCATTGACATTGATGAAGGACTCTGAGCGATTAGATTTACTCAAGGAAATTGGTGGTACTCGAGTTTATGAGGAGAGAAGGCgggaaagtttgaaaataatgcATGAAACCA GCAATAAAAGAAAGCAGATCATTCAAGTTGTTCAGTATCTTGATGAGAGATTGAGAGAActtgatgaagaaaaagaagaacttAGAAAATATCAGCAGTTGGATAAGCAGCGAAAAGCCCTAGAGTTCACTATTTATGACAAAGAAGTTCATGATACTCGTCAGAAACTGTTGGAG GTAGATGAAGCACGAGCCAAGGTTTCTGAAACGTCAACTAAAATGTACAATAGTGTTCTAGATGCTCATGAAAGATCCAAGGACTTcgacaaaaaattgaaagagttGACCAAGGAAATTCAAGGtttagttaaagaaaaagaggcaGTGGAGAAGAGGCGAACAGAAGTTATAAAAAGGCGCACCGAGCTTGAACTTGATGTCAAAGATCTTGAAGAGAAGATCTCTGGAAATACGAGGGCTAAG GAGGATGCAGGGAGGCAGCTTCAGAtgctacaaaaagaaattcaagatTCTTCTGTTGAGCTCGACAAAATAAGTCCAATTTATGACAATCAAATCGTAGAGGAGAAGGAAATATCGAAAGG AATAATGGAGCGGGAAAAACAGCTCAGTATTCTTTATCAAAAACAAGGTCGTGCCACCCAATTTGCAAGTAAAGCTGCTCGTGACAGGTGGCTTCAGAAGGAGATTGATGAATACGAACGAGTGTTATCTTCAAATATAGGGCAG GAACAGAAGCTTCAGGATGAAATTGGTAAGCTTGATGCTGAGTTAGTTGAGAGAGATGCCTTTATTGAGAGGCGCAAAATGGACATTACAACTTTACAGTCCCACATAACTGAGTCGTCCCATGGGTTTAATGCCTTCAGGGCACAGAGAGACAAGCTACAGGATGAGCGGAA GTCGCTGTGGAGCAAGGAAAATGAACTTGTTGCTGAAATTGATAGGTTGAAAGCTGAAGTTGAGAAGGCAGAAAAAAGTCTTGATCATGCTACACCTGGT GATGTAAGAAGGGGACTCAATTCTGTGCGGAGGATTTGTAAAGAGTACAGAATTTCTGGGGTGCATGGTCCAATAATTGAGTTGCTGGATTGTGACGATAAGTTCTTTACCGCTGTTGAAGTTACGGCTGGAAACAG CTTATTTCATGTGGTggttgaaaatgatgaaatatCAACCCAGATCATACGACATCTTAATTCATCAAAAGGCGGAAGGGTTACTTTTATACCACTCAACAGGGTGAAAGCTCCGCAAATTAGTTATCCACAGAGTTCTGATGTGATACCgttgttgaagaaattaaaattctcTCCCAATTTTTCACCAGCTTTTTCTCAG GTGTTTGCTAGAACAGTGATTTGTCGTGATTTAGACGTGGCTACAAGAGTTGCTCGTACGGATGGTTTGGACTGTATAACTTTGGAGG GTGACCAAGTTAGCAAAAAAGGTGGTATGACAGGGGGATTTTATGATCACCGACgttcaaaattgaagtttatgAATATGATTATGCAAAATACCAAAGCCATTAACATAAAGGAAGATGACCTGGCAAAAGTTAGATCGGCACTTCAAG AGATAGACAGAAAAATTACTGAACTTGTTTCAGAGCAGCAGAAACTTGATGCCAAGCTGGGTCATGATAAATCAGAATTGGAACAGCTTAAGCAGGACATTGCTAATGCTCAGAAGCAGAAACAATCAATTTCCAAGGCTCGTTTGAATAAG GAAAAATCACTTGCTGATGTTCGGAATCAGATTGACCAGCTTAGGGGTAATATGGCCATGAAACAAGCTGAAATGGGCACAGATCTTATTGACCATTTGACACCAGAGGAAAAACATCTTCTATCACGACTGAACCCTGAAATATCAGAGCTGAAAGAGAAGCTTATTGCATGCAAGACAGAACGTATTGAG ACTGAAACGAGGAAAGCTGAGCttgaaacaaatttaacaaCTAACCTCAAGCGGCGGAAACAAGAGTTAGAAGCTATAATATCATCTGCAGAAGCAGACTCTTTACTGGGAGAAGCAGAATTAAAGAGACAGGAACTTAAAGATGCCAAATTATTAGTCGAGGAAGCAACTCAACAGCTCAAAA GAGTTTCTGAAACTATGGACGACAAATCtaaggaaattaaaaagatcaaagatgaaaagaataaactaAAG ACTTTAGAGGACAACTACGAGAGGACACTTCAAGACGAAGCTAAAGAATTGGAGCAATTATTAAGCAAAAGAAGTGTGCTTCTTGCCAAAGAAGAAGAGCATACAAAGAAAATTACGGATCTGGGGCTACTGCCATCCGATGCATTTGAAAC GTATAAGAGGAGAAACATCAAAGAACTATATAAAATGTTGCATAGATGCAACGAACAACTGCAGCAATTCAGCCATGTTAATAAGAAAGCATTGGATCAGTATGTGAATTTCACAGAACAGAGGGAAGAGCTTCAGAAAAGGCAAGCTGAATTGGATGCGGGTGATGAG AAAATTCAAGAGCTCATAGGAGTATTAGATCAGAGGAAAGACGAATCAATTGAACGCACATTCAAAGGAGTTGCAAAGCACTTTCGAGAAGTTTTCTCAGAGCTTGTTCAAGGTGGCCATGGATATCTAGtaatgatgaagaaaaag GACGGGGATCAGCATGATGATGATCCTGATGAAGCTGGACCTCCAGAAGCAGATACTGGAGGCAGGGTTGAGAAATACATTGGAGTGAAAGTGAAG GTCTCTTTTACTGGGCAAGGAGAGACACAGTCTATGAAGCAGTTGTCTGGGGGACAAAAAACTGTTGTTGCTCTAACTCTTATCTTTGCCATACAACGATGTGATCCTGCTCCATTTTACCTATTTGATGAGATAGATGCAGCATTGGATCCTCAATATAGAACTGCAGTCGGAA ATATGATTCGTCGGCTAGCAGACATGGCAAATACTCAATTTATAACAACTACATTTAGGCCAGAGCTTGTGAAGGTTGCCGACAAGATATATGGTGTAACCCATAAAAATAGGGTGAGCCGTGTCAATGTTGTCACCAAGGAAGATGCTCTAGACTTTATTGAGCATGACCAAAGTCACAATAACTAA
- the LOC101218379 gene encoding IQ domain-containing protein IQM2 — protein sequence MGISSSCPFAEYIDLGNNLESILIKPTSFGDEEKTLLRSVSRDSESKVLKSVSSRNVSLEGSVSFKGRGLENLSSTETSSLETGNDTDVALISPKSVEFDNQSQSSDNDMERFQMLPALDPNNPKHAAALKLQKVYKSFRTRRKLADCAVLVEQSWWKLLDFAELKRSSISFFDMEKRESAISRWSRARTRAAKVGKGLSKNAKARKLSLQHWLEAIDPRHRYGHNLHFYYMKWLHSQSKEPFFYWLDIGEGKEVNLVEKCPRWKLQQQCIKYLGPMERLAYEVIMEDGKLVYKQSGKLVHTTDEAKNTKWIFVLSTSKTMYVGKKKKGTFQHSSFLAGGATTAAGRLVVENGVLKAVWPHSGHYRPTEENFKDLMSFLKENNVDLTDVKTSPTDEGDDYLDNQKSSRHVRNNSSEEDFIEKLNGFESEENNIEESNEGKSDSFVQSSIELSDLKRRNIGKKLTSLEIPNRAEVITMFEKEQEDVGANGNKGFLLESPVVDSYKYTDNYFSPKPNLSDEDQGNTEVKIIPEESVLRRLNSHSEAKSYQLGKQLSCRWTTGAGPRIGCVRDYPSELQLRALEQVSLSPKCTAHSRHHCYPYVAIEMSPRTVIPPTS from the exons ATGGGTATATCTAGTTCCTGTCCATTTGCAGAGTATATTGATTTGGGGAATAATTTAGAATCTATTCTGATAAAACCCACAAGTTTTGGAGATGAAGAGAAAACTCTACTGCGGTCTGTCAGCAGAGATTCAGAATCAAAAGTGTTGAAATCAGTAAGTTCTCGAAATGTATCTTTGGAAGGATCTGTTAGCTTCAAAGGGAGAGGTTTGGAGAATCTGTCCTCAACGGAGACTTCTTCATTAGAAACAGGAAATGATACAGATGTTGCATTGATCAGCCCAAAGAGTGTAGAGTTTGATAATCAATCTCAAAGTTCAGACAATGATATGGAAAGATTCCAAATGTTACCAGCTTTGGATCCAAACAATCCCAAACATGCTGCTGCGCTAAAATTGCAGAAGGTGTATAAAAGCTTCCGCACCAGAAGAAAGCTGGCAGATTGTGCTGTTCTTGTTGAACAGAGCTG GTGGAAACTCTTAGACTTTGCGGAACTCAAGCGAAGTTCTATATCATTCTTTGACATGGAAAAGCGCGAGTCTGCCATTTCACGCTGGTCAAGAGCAAGAACTAGAGCAGCTAAG GTTGGAAAAGGCTTATCCAAGAATGCTAAAGCTCGAAAGCTTTCTTTGCAGCATTGGCTTGAGGCG ATTGATCCACGACATCGCTATGGCCACaacttacatttttattaCATGAAATGGCTTCACAGCCAGAGTAAAGAACCCTTCTTCTACTG GTTAGATATAGGAGAAGGGAAGGAAGTAAATCTGGTTGAAAAATGCCCGCGTTGGAAACTCCAACAACAATGCATCAAGTATTTGGGTCCT atggaaaggcttgcatatgaagtAATTATGGAAGATGGGAAACTCGTATACAAACAATCAGGGAAACTCGTCCACACAACTGACGAAgctaaaaatacaaaatggaTTTTTGTCCTAAGCACTTCAAAGACCATGTATgttggaaagaagaagaaaggtaCATTCCAGCATTCAAGCTTCTTGGCTGGAGGAGCTACAACTGCTGCTGGGAGATTGGTTGTGGAAAATGGTGTTCTGAAG GCTGTTTGGCCTCATAGCGGACATTATCGACCCActgaagaaaattttaaagaccTCATGTCATTCCTTAAAGAGAACAATGTGGATCTTACTGATGTGAAG ACAAGTCCTACTGATGAGGGAGATGATTATCTGGACAATCAAAAGAGTAGCCGCCACGTTAGGAACAACTCATCAGAGGAGGACTTCATAGAAAAGCTGAACGGCTTTGAGAGTGAAGAGAACAACATCGAAGAGTCGAATGAAGGAAAATCTGATTCATTTGTACAGTCTTCCATTGAACTATCTGATTTAAAGCGTCGCAACATTGGGAAAAAATTGACCAGTCTTGAGATACCGAACAGGGCTGAAGTGATTACGATGTTTGAGAAAGAACAAGAAGATGTGGGAGCTAATGGTAATAAAGGTTTCCTATTGGAATCCCCTGTTGTTGATAGTTACAAATATACAGATAATTATTTCTCTCCAAAGCCAAACCTCTCTGATGAAGATCAAGGGAATACTGAAGTGAAGATCATTCCCGAGGAGTCAGTCCTTAGAAGGTTAAATTCACACAGTGAAGCCAAATCATACCAACTAGGGAAGCAGTTGTCTTGCAGATGGACAACTGGAGCTGGTCCTCGCATAGGCTGCGTACGAGATTATCCATCAGAACTTCAACTACGTGCGCTTGAGCAAGTGAGTTTATCACCAAAATGCACTGCACATTCTAGACACCACTGCTATCCTTATGTCGCCATTGAGATGAGCCCGAGGACAGTAATACCACCAACTTCTTAA
- the LOC101219406 gene encoding uncharacterized protein LOC101219406: protein MAAYLPPTTPFSRPNIRILTSISSFNVSNTLTTRSQPRSIVKCESSASPADGQTSPPKSQKLEIGSPVIVIEAPKMIKTAASVPCLRVNSGIINPGDVGRIVSRKPKDVWAVRLKVGTYLIDGRYFRALELDQ, encoded by the exons ATGGCTGCTTATCTTCCTCCTACAACACCATTCTCGCGCCCCAACATTAGAATCCTCACTTCCATCTCTTCCTTCAACGTTTCCAACACTCTGACCACTCGTTCACAACCGCGAAGCATCGTGAAATGCGAATCCAGTGCATCGCCAGCAGACGGCCAGACGTCGCCGCCAAAAAGTCAGAAACTCGAGATCGGGTCCCCCGTTATCGTAATCGAGGCTCCCAAGATGATAAAGACCGCAGCCTCAGTTCCATGTCTCAGGGTCAATTCCGGCATAATCAACCCCGGCGACGTCGGCAG AATCGTGTCGAGAAAACCTAAGGACGTGTGGGCCGTGCGGCTTAAGGTCGGGACTTACCTCATAGATGGAAGGTATTTTA
- the LOC101218613 gene encoding structural maintenance of chromosomes protein 3 isoform X2, translating into MNLLESAGFSRSNPYYVVQQGKIASLTLMKDSERLDLLKEIGGTRVYEERRRESLKIMHETSNKRKQIIQVVQYLDERLRELDEEKEELRKYQQLDKQRKALEFTIYDKEVHDTRQKLLEVDEARAKVSETSTKMYNSVLDAHERSKDFDKKLKELTKEIQGLVKEKEAVEKRRTEVIKRRTELELDVKDLEEKISGNTRAKEDAGRQLQMLQKEIQDSSVELDKISPIYDNQIVEEKEISKGIMEREKQLSILYQKQGRATQFASKAARDRWLQKEIDEYERVLSSNIGQEQKLQDEIGKLDAELVERDAFIERRKMDITTLQSHITESSHGFNAFRAQRDKLQDERKSLWSKENELVAEIDRLKAEVEKAEKSLDHATPGDVRRGLNSVRRICKEYRISGVHGPIIELLDCDDKFFTAVEVTAGNSLFHVVVENDEISTQIIRHLNSSKGGRVTFIPLNRVKAPQISYPQSSDVIPLLKKLKFSPNFSPAFSQVFARTVICRDLDVATRVARTDGLDCITLEGDQVSKKGGMTGGFYDHRRSKLKFMNMIMQNTKAINIKEDDLAKVRSALQEIDRKITELVSEQQKLDAKLGHDKSELEQLKQDIANAQKQKQSISKARLNKEKSLADVRNQIDQLRGNMAMKQAEMGTDLIDHLTPEEKHLLSRLNPEISELKEKLIACKTERIETETRKAELETNLTTNLKRRKQELEAIISSAEADSLLGEAELKRQELKDAKLLVEEATQQLKRVSETMDDKSKEIKKIKDEKNKLKTLEDNYERTLQDEAKELEQLLSKRSVLLAKEEEHTKKITDLGLLPSDAFETYKRRNIKELYKMLHRCNEQLQQFSHVNKKALDQYVNFTEQREELQKRQAELDAGDEKIQELIGVLDQRKDESIERTFKGVAKHFREVFSELVQGGHGYLVMMKKKDGDQHDDDPDEAGPPEADTGGRVEKYIGVKVKVSFTGQGETQSMKQLSGGQKTVVALTLIFAIQRCDPAPFYLFDEIDAALDPQYRTAVGNMIRRLADMANTQFITTTFRPELVKVADKIYGVTHKNRVSRVNVVTKEDALDFIEHDQSHNN; encoded by the exons ATGAATTTATTGGAAAGTGCTGGATTTTCTCGCTCAAATCCTTACTATGTTGTGCAACAAGGAAAG ATAGCATCATTGACATTGATGAAGGACTCTGAGCGATTAGATTTACTCAAGGAAATTGGTGGTACTCGAGTTTATGAGGAGAGAAGGCgggaaagtttgaaaataatgcATGAAACCA GCAATAAAAGAAAGCAGATCATTCAAGTTGTTCAGTATCTTGATGAGAGATTGAGAGAActtgatgaagaaaaagaagaacttAGAAAATATCAGCAGTTGGATAAGCAGCGAAAAGCCCTAGAGTTCACTATTTATGACAAAGAAGTTCATGATACTCGTCAGAAACTGTTGGAG GTAGATGAAGCACGAGCCAAGGTTTCTGAAACGTCAACTAAAATGTACAATAGTGTTCTAGATGCTCATGAAAGATCCAAGGACTTcgacaaaaaattgaaagagttGACCAAGGAAATTCAAGGtttagttaaagaaaaagaggcaGTGGAGAAGAGGCGAACAGAAGTTATAAAAAGGCGCACCGAGCTTGAACTTGATGTCAAAGATCTTGAAGAGAAGATCTCTGGAAATACGAGGGCTAAG GAGGATGCAGGGAGGCAGCTTCAGAtgctacaaaaagaaattcaagatTCTTCTGTTGAGCTCGACAAAATAAGTCCAATTTATGACAATCAAATCGTAGAGGAGAAGGAAATATCGAAAGG AATAATGGAGCGGGAAAAACAGCTCAGTATTCTTTATCAAAAACAAGGTCGTGCCACCCAATTTGCAAGTAAAGCTGCTCGTGACAGGTGGCTTCAGAAGGAGATTGATGAATACGAACGAGTGTTATCTTCAAATATAGGGCAG GAACAGAAGCTTCAGGATGAAATTGGTAAGCTTGATGCTGAGTTAGTTGAGAGAGATGCCTTTATTGAGAGGCGCAAAATGGACATTACAACTTTACAGTCCCACATAACTGAGTCGTCCCATGGGTTTAATGCCTTCAGGGCACAGAGAGACAAGCTACAGGATGAGCGGAA GTCGCTGTGGAGCAAGGAAAATGAACTTGTTGCTGAAATTGATAGGTTGAAAGCTGAAGTTGAGAAGGCAGAAAAAAGTCTTGATCATGCTACACCTGGT GATGTAAGAAGGGGACTCAATTCTGTGCGGAGGATTTGTAAAGAGTACAGAATTTCTGGGGTGCATGGTCCAATAATTGAGTTGCTGGATTGTGACGATAAGTTCTTTACCGCTGTTGAAGTTACGGCTGGAAACAG CTTATTTCATGTGGTggttgaaaatgatgaaatatCAACCCAGATCATACGACATCTTAATTCATCAAAAGGCGGAAGGGTTACTTTTATACCACTCAACAGGGTGAAAGCTCCGCAAATTAGTTATCCACAGAGTTCTGATGTGATACCgttgttgaagaaattaaaattctcTCCCAATTTTTCACCAGCTTTTTCTCAG GTGTTTGCTAGAACAGTGATTTGTCGTGATTTAGACGTGGCTACAAGAGTTGCTCGTACGGATGGTTTGGACTGTATAACTTTGGAGG GTGACCAAGTTAGCAAAAAAGGTGGTATGACAGGGGGATTTTATGATCACCGACgttcaaaattgaagtttatgAATATGATTATGCAAAATACCAAAGCCATTAACATAAAGGAAGATGACCTGGCAAAAGTTAGATCGGCACTTCAAG AGATAGACAGAAAAATTACTGAACTTGTTTCAGAGCAGCAGAAACTTGATGCCAAGCTGGGTCATGATAAATCAGAATTGGAACAGCTTAAGCAGGACATTGCTAATGCTCAGAAGCAGAAACAATCAATTTCCAAGGCTCGTTTGAATAAG GAAAAATCACTTGCTGATGTTCGGAATCAGATTGACCAGCTTAGGGGTAATATGGCCATGAAACAAGCTGAAATGGGCACAGATCTTATTGACCATTTGACACCAGAGGAAAAACATCTTCTATCACGACTGAACCCTGAAATATCAGAGCTGAAAGAGAAGCTTATTGCATGCAAGACAGAACGTATTGAG ACTGAAACGAGGAAAGCTGAGCttgaaacaaatttaacaaCTAACCTCAAGCGGCGGAAACAAGAGTTAGAAGCTATAATATCATCTGCAGAAGCAGACTCTTTACTGGGAGAAGCAGAATTAAAGAGACAGGAACTTAAAGATGCCAAATTATTAGTCGAGGAAGCAACTCAACAGCTCAAAA GAGTTTCTGAAACTATGGACGACAAATCtaaggaaattaaaaagatcaaagatgaaaagaataaactaAAG ACTTTAGAGGACAACTACGAGAGGACACTTCAAGACGAAGCTAAAGAATTGGAGCAATTATTAAGCAAAAGAAGTGTGCTTCTTGCCAAAGAAGAAGAGCATACAAAGAAAATTACGGATCTGGGGCTACTGCCATCCGATGCATTTGAAAC GTATAAGAGGAGAAACATCAAAGAACTATATAAAATGTTGCATAGATGCAACGAACAACTGCAGCAATTCAGCCATGTTAATAAGAAAGCATTGGATCAGTATGTGAATTTCACAGAACAGAGGGAAGAGCTTCAGAAAAGGCAAGCTGAATTGGATGCGGGTGATGAG AAAATTCAAGAGCTCATAGGAGTATTAGATCAGAGGAAAGACGAATCAATTGAACGCACATTCAAAGGAGTTGCAAAGCACTTTCGAGAAGTTTTCTCAGAGCTTGTTCAAGGTGGCCATGGATATCTAGtaatgatgaagaaaaag GACGGGGATCAGCATGATGATGATCCTGATGAAGCTGGACCTCCAGAAGCAGATACTGGAGGCAGGGTTGAGAAATACATTGGAGTGAAAGTGAAG GTCTCTTTTACTGGGCAAGGAGAGACACAGTCTATGAAGCAGTTGTCTGGGGGACAAAAAACTGTTGTTGCTCTAACTCTTATCTTTGCCATACAACGATGTGATCCTGCTCCATTTTACCTATTTGATGAGATAGATGCAGCATTGGATCCTCAATATAGAACTGCAGTCGGAA ATATGATTCGTCGGCTAGCAGACATGGCAAATACTCAATTTATAACAACTACATTTAGGCCAGAGCTTGTGAAGGTTGCCGACAAGATATATGGTGTAACCCATAAAAATAGGGTGAGCCGTGTCAATGTTGTCACCAAGGAAGATGCTCTAGACTTTATTGAGCATGACCAAAGTCACAATAACTAA